From Mycobacterium colombiense CECT 3035:
AATGCCATCCTGCGTGCGGTCTTCGGGGCCGACGGTGCCGAGCTCGACGAGCTGCGCCGGCTCATCCCGCCGTGGGTGACCCTGGGCTCGCGTCTGGCCGCGCTGCCGAAGCCGAAACGGGACTACGGCCGGTTCAGCCCGTGGCACCGCCTGGACAAGTGGCGGCAGCAGTACGACAAGGTCATCGACAAGCTGATCGTGGCCGAGCGGGCCGACCCGAACTTCGACCAGCGCACCGATGTGCTCGCCCTGCTGCTGCGCAGCACATACGACGACGGTTCAGCCATGTCGCACAAGGATATTGGCGACGAGCTGCTCACCCTGCTGGCCGCCGGTCACGAAACCACCGCGTCCACGCTGGCGTGGGCATTCGAGCGGATCAGCCGGCACCCCGACTTGCTGGCGGCCCTGGTCGAGGAGGCCGACAACGGGGGCAACGAGCTGCGCCAGGCGACGATCCTGGAGGTCCAGCGGTCCAGGACGGTGATCGACTTCGCGGGTCGTCACGTTTACCCCGAGACCTATCAACTGGGCGAGTGGGTGATTCCGCGCGGATATTCGATCATCGTCGGCATCGCACAACTACACGACAACCCCGAGCTGTTCCCCGATCCCGGGCGCTTCGACCCGCAACGCTTCATCGGAACGAAACCGTCGGCGCTGTCCTGGGTTCCGTTCGGTGGCGGCACCCGCCGCTGTGTCGGGGCCGCGTTTGCCAACATGGAGATGGACGTCGTGCTCCGGACGGTGTTGCGTCGCTTGGTGATTGAGGCAAACGACGCACCGGGCGAGCGGTGGCATTGCCGCGGGGTCGCGTTCACCCCGAAGGACGGCGGACGAATTGCGGTGCGGCGGCGCTGATCGCGGCTAGCGGTCCGGTCTTGCGGCGCGGCGGGTGGTTTCCAGTGCGATACACAGTTCCGCCGCGGCGCGCGGTTCGCTGACCGAACGCCCCGTCCGCTGCTCGATCTTGCGCAGCCGTTGGCGCACCGTATTGGGGTGGACGTACAGTTCCTGCGCGGCGCGCTCGGCCGAACCCCCGTGGTCGAACCACGCCTCGAGCGTGTCGAGCAGCGCCTCTCGTTCGTGCTCGGGCAACTCGTCCAGCGGACCGAGGACGTTGGCCGCGACACGACCCATCACCTCGGGTGCGGCGACCGCCGTGATCGCCATGACGTCGCGGTCGAAGACGGTGATCGGCCCGTGTTCGGGCCGTGACGCGGTCATCGCGATCCTCGCGTAGCGCAACGCGCCGGCGGTCTGCCCGAGATCCGCAATCGGAGGGCTGATCCCGATCCGGGTGGCCGTGTGCTTGCTCAGTTCCTCGATCACGGGGTCGGTCGTCTTGTTCGGGCCAAGGTGCAGGATGCCGATCTCAATGTCGGGCTGCAGACGCCAAGCGGATGAGATCCCCCGCGCCGCGAGCC
This genomic window contains:
- a CDS encoding cytochrome P450; the encoded protein is MSEVATAPPVATKLPPVARIPKAVQGIGFAMSRRSMMRRLSRRYGSVVALRLPMWGHVIAVSDPELAKQIFTTSPDELGNIQPNLSRLFGTGSVFALEGDDHRRRRRLLAPPFHGKSMKNYESIIEDETLREIAGWQEGESFATLPPMMRITLNAILRAVFGADGAELDELRRLIPPWVTLGSRLAALPKPKRDYGRFSPWHRLDKWRQQYDKVIDKLIVAERADPNFDQRTDVLALLLRSTYDDGSAMSHKDIGDELLTLLAAGHETTASTLAWAFERISRHPDLLAALVEEADNGGNELRQATILEVQRSRTVIDFAGRHVYPETYQLGEWVIPRGYSIIVGIAQLHDNPELFPDPGRFDPQRFIGTKPSALSWVPFGGGTRRCVGAAFANMEMDVVLRTVLRRLVIEANDAPGERWHCRGVAFTPKDGGRIAVRRR